CTGGGCGTCGTCACCGCCACGCTGTCGTCGTGGCTCGTCGAGCTGGTCGCCTACACCCCGCCGGACGAGGACGACCTGGAGACCTTCGCCGCGCAGCAGGCCCGGGCCGGCTCCGACGACGTCGACGCCGCCGACCTGCCGCCGCGCTTCGTCGACGCGGGGGTGGGCACGATGGTGACCCCGGAGCAGGCGGCGCTCCTCATGGCCGAGCTGAGGGCGCTGCGCGGCGAGATCGCCGAGCTGCGAGCCCGGCTCCCCGAGGGCCCCGCCTGACGCGGGCGCCCGACGGCGGCGTCACCGCCCGGCGAGCGCACGCTCCAGCACCGACGCGACACCGTCGTCGTCGTTGCCGTCCGTGACGAGGTCCGCGCACCCCAGGACGTCCGGGTGCGCGTTGGCCACCGCGATGCCGCGCCCCGCCCAGCGCAGCATGGGCAGGTCGTTCGGCATGTCGCCGAACGCCCAGACGTCCGCCGCCGCGATGCCGAGACGGGCGCACCAGCGCGCCAGCGCCCGGTCCTTCGTCACCCCGGCGGGCAGCAGCTCGGCCAGCCCGGCCGCACCCGAGAACGCCAGGTGCGCGCGGTCGCCGACGGCGGTGCGGACCGCCGCGAAGAACTCGTCCTGCGCCGCGTCGGTCCGGTGCCCGCGCTGGACGTCACCGACCCGCGTGGACAGGCCCCGGCCCGGCACGACCGCCAGCAGCTTGCCGACCGTCCCGGCCGGATGTGCGACGTCGTCCAGGGACTCCTCCACCGCCACGGCGCGCACGGCGGGCGGGAGACCGGTCTCGTCCGGCGGGAACCACGGGTCGAAGACCGGCCCGGAGACCCGCTCCAGGGCCAGCGCGACCCCGGGCACCGCCGCGCGCACGTCCGCGACCAGCGCCCGGAGCTCGTCGTCGGCGAACCCGTGCACCTCGATCGCGGCACCCTCGGCGAGGTCCCAGACGGCGGCCCCGCCGAGGCACACGACACGGCCGTGACCACCCACGC
This Isoptericola jiangsuensis DNA region includes the following protein-coding sequences:
- a CDS encoding HAD family hydrolase; translated protein: MTLPRLVASDLDGTLLRSDGTVSERTRAALRAVEDAGVEVVLVTARPPRWLDPLADCVGGHGRVVCLGGAAVWDLAEGAAIEVHGFADDELRALVADVRAAVPGVALALERVSGPVFDPWFPPDETGLPPAVRAVAVEESLDDVAHPAGTVGKLLAVVPGRGLSTRVGDVQRGHRTDAAQDEFFAAVRTAVGDRAHLAFSGAAGLAELLPAGVTKDRALARWCARLGIAAADVWAFGDMPNDLPMLRWAGRGIAVANAHPDVLGCADLVTDGNDDDGVASVLERALAGR